One part of the Arabidopsis thaliana chromosome 1 sequence genome encodes these proteins:
- a CDS encoding defective in cullin neddylation protein (DUF298) (INVOLVED IN: biological_process unknown; EXPRESSED IN: 23 plant structures; EXPRESSED DURING: 13 growth stages; CONTAINS InterPro DOMAIN/s: Defective-in-cullin neddylation protein (InterPro:IPR014764), Protein of unknown function DUF298 (InterPro:IPR005176); BEST Arabidopsis thaliana protein match is: unknown protein (TAIR:AT3G12760.1).) codes for MRRSSSKKKSGQSTESVTTDLFRSASSKASNKEMDRIDHLFNQYANKSSSLIDPEGIEELCSNLEVSHTDIRILMLAWKMKAEKQGYFTHEEWRRGLKALRADTINKLKKALPELEKEVRRPSNFADFYAYAFCYCLTEEKQKSIDIETICQLLEIVMGSTFRAQVDYFVEYLKVWITQKSHIIQNDYKVINMDQWMGLYRFCNEISFPDMGDYNPELAWPLILDNFVEWIQEKQA; via the exons cTTCGAGCAAGGCCTCGAATAAAGAGATGGATCGAATTGATCACTTATTTAATCAGTATGCCAATAAATCTTCCAGCCTGATTGA TCCTGAAGGAATAGAGGAACTATGCTCCAATTTGGAAGTGTCACATACTGATATCAGAATCTTGATGCTTGCTTG GAAGATGAAAGCTGAGAAACAAGGTTACTTTACACAT GAGGAGTGGAGAAGAGGCCTCAAGGCTTTAAGAGCTGATACGATCAATAAGTTGAAGAAAGCCCTTCCGGAGCTTGAGAAAGAG GTCAGGAGGCCATCAAATTTTGCAGATTTCTATGCTTATGCCTTCTGTTATTGTTTAACAg aggaaaaacagaagagCATAGACATAGAGACTATATGTCAACTCCTAGAGATCGTCATGGGATCTACATTTCGAGCCCAAGTTGACTACTTTGTTGAGTATTTAAAGGTTTGGATCACTCAAAAGTCTCACATT ATCCAAAACGACTACAAAGTGATAAACATGGACCAATGGATGGGACTTTACCGGTTCTGTAACGAG ATAAGTTTCCCGGACATGGGGGACTATAATCCAGAGCTTGCATGGCCATTGATTCTTGACAATTTTGTTGAGTGgattcaagaaaaacaagCCTGA
- a CDS encoding Mitochondrial glycoprotein family protein (Mitochondrial glycoprotein family protein; FUNCTIONS IN: molecular_function unknown; INVOLVED IN: biological_process unknown; LOCATED IN: mitochondrial matrix; EXPRESSED IN: 13 plant structures; EXPRESSED DURING: 7 growth stages; CONTAINS InterPro DOMAIN/s: Mitochondrial glycoprotein (InterPro:IPR003428); BEST Arabidopsis thaliana protein match is: Mitochondrial glycoprotein family protein (TAIR:AT1G80720.1); Has 432 Blast hits to 432 proteins in 135 species: Archae - 0; Bacteria - 0; Metazoa - 4; Fungi - 119; Plants - 216; Viruses - 0; Other Eukaryotes - 93 (source: NCBI BLink).), which translates to MARLLRCLRRSFIFSSSTSIAYRNPRICVQSNQSYIFLSSRKFLSSGSYVSEMRRTAFEGNILRLIRLEIQSELDHSPILQPEESFGPFTVDERPGEQWISLRRKFGEKEDIKIEATMFDGSVPSSKSTTSDPEDVQLHITFIVNISKGDGETLEIMCSAWPDTIQITKFFVRKSSQNSPNAYIGPEFQEMEDELQDSVYRFLEERGISDDLAEFLHQYMKNKDKAEYIRWMETVKSYVEQK; encoded by the exons ATGGCTCGCCTCCTCAGATGTCTGAGAAGAAGTTTCATATTTAGTTCATCGACTTCGATTGCGTACAGAAACCCTAGAATATGTGTTCAGTCAAATCAAAGCTATATTTTCTTAAGCAGCCGCAAGTTTCTCAGCTCGGGGAGTTACGTTTCAGAAATGCGGAGAACAGCTTTCGAGGGTAACATTCTCAGATTAATTCGTTTGGAGATTCAGTCCGAGCTTGATCACTCGCCTATTCTTCAG CCTGAAGAGAGTTTTGGTCCATTCACGGTGGATGAGCGTCCGGGGGAGCAGTGGATTAGcttgagaagaaaatttgGGGAGAAGGAAGATATTAAGATTGAAGCAACCATGTTTGATGGATCAGTTCCATCATCAAAATCTACTACCAGCGACCCTGAAGATGTTCAGCTTCATATTACTTTCATTGTCAACATCTCTAAGGGTGATGGTGAGACCTTAGAGATCATGTGTTCTGCTTGGCCTGATACCATACAGATCACCAAGTTCTTTGTTCGTAAAAGCAGCCAGAACTCACCAAATGCCTATATTGGACCTGAATTCCA GGAAATGGAAGATGAACTTCAAGACTCGGTTTATCGATTTTTGGAGGAAAGAGGTATAAGTGATGATCTTGCTGAGTTCTTGCATCAGTACATGAAGAACAAAGATAAAGCTGAGTATATTAGATGGATGGAGACTGTTAAATCTTATGTtgagcaaaaataa
- the GOS11 gene encoding golgi snare 11 (golgi snare 11 (GOS11); BEST Arabidopsis thaliana protein match is: golgi snare 12 (TAIR:AT2G45200.1); Has 412 Blast hits to 412 proteins in 171 species: Archae - 0; Bacteria - 0; Metazoa - 161; Fungi - 123; Plants - 99; Viruses - 0; Other Eukaryotes - 29 (source: NCBI BLink).), with the protein MDVPSSWDALRKQARKIEAQLDEQMHSYRRLVSTKALSKSDGNESDLEAGIDLLLRQLQQVNAQMQAWVSSGGSEMVSHTLTRHQEILQDLTQEFYRHRSSLRAKQEHASLLEDFREFDRTRLDLEDGYGSEQALIKEHMGINRNTAQMDGVISQAQATLGTLVFQRSTFGGINSKLSNVASRLPTVNTILAAIKRKKSMDTIILSLVAAVCTFLIFIYWITK; encoded by the exons ATGGATGTGCCTAGCTCTTGGGATGCTTTACGGAAACag GCTAGAAAGATTGAAGCTCAGCTTGACGAGCAGATGCATTCATATCGTAGACTTGTTTCCACAAAGGCTTTATCAAAATCAGATGGTAATGAGAGTGATCTTGAAGCTGGGATTGACTTACTTCTTAGGCAACTGCAACAAGTTAATGCTCAGATGCAAGCATGGGTATCTTCTGGTGGGTCAGAAATGGTCTCCCATACTTTAACTCGACATCAAGAGATCCTTCAAGATCTGACACAG GAGTTTTATCGACACCGCTCCAGTCTTAGAGCAAAACAAGAGCATGCTTCACTTCTTGAGGACTTTAGAGAATTTGATCGGACTAGATTAGATTTAGAAGATGGATATGGGTCTGAACAAGCCCTGATCAAGGAACATATGGGAATCAACCGCAATACAGCTCAG ATGGACGGTGTCATTTCACAAGCTCAGGCAACACTCGGTACGCTTGTGTTTCAACGTTCAACTTTTGGAGGCATCAACTCAAAGCTTAGCAATGTCGCCAGCCGTCTACCTACG GTGAACACTATTCTGGCAGCGATAAAGAGGAAAAAGTCGATGGATACAATCATTCTTTCACTCGTTGCGGCTGTATGCACATTTCTCATATTCATTTACTGGATAACCAAGTAG
- a CDS encoding uncharacterized protein (unknown protein; Has 5 Blast hits to 5 proteins in 1 species: Archae - 0; Bacteria - 0; Metazoa - 0; Fungi - 0; Plants - 5; Viruses - 0; Other Eukaryotes - 0 (source: NCBI BLink).), producing MARVLEAYRVLSSNCSIRIYFHSQVSLPHNQFKRLPPVVAFKFVLPPEIFYGGGTIDEHIGDDTEEEEERDELELSNYGNNYSSRVLH from the exons ATGGCTCGAGTCCTAGAAGCTTACCGGGTTCTCTCATCAAACTGCTCCATTCGGATATACTTCCACTCTCAAGTCTCACTCCCTCACAATCAATTCAAGCGATTGCCGCCCGTCGTCGCTTTCAAATTTGTTCTTCCGCCG GAGATTTTTTATGGCGGAGGGACAATTGACGAACATATCGGAGATGATactgaagaagaggaagaaagggATGAGCTTGAATTGAGTAATTACGGCAACAATTACAGTAGCAGAGTGTTACATTAG
- a CDS encoding Disease resistance protein (CC-NBS-LRR class) family (Disease resistance protein (CC-NBS-LRR class) family; FUNCTIONS IN: ATP binding; INVOLVED IN: N-terminal protein myristoylation, apoptosis, defense response; LOCATED IN: cellular_component unknown; EXPRESSED IN: 8 plant structures; EXPRESSED DURING: 6 growth stages; CONTAINS InterPro DOMAIN/s: NB-ARC (InterPro:IPR002182), Leucine-rich repeat (InterPro:IPR001611), Disease resistance protein (InterPro:IPR000767); BEST Arabidopsis thaliana protein match is: Disease resistance protein (CC-NBS-LRR class) family (TAIR:AT5G43730.1); Has 17730 Blast hits to 16510 proteins in 695 species: Archae - 12; Bacteria - 829; Metazoa - 2844; Fungi - 202; Plants - 13567; Viruses - 0; Other Eukaryotes - 276 (source: NCBI BLink).), translating to MGNCVALEISCDQTLNHACGCLFGDRNYILKMEANLEALQNTMQELEERRDDLLRRVVIEEDKGLQRLAQVQGWLSRVKDVCSQVNDLLKAKSIQTERLCLCGYCSKNFISGRNYGINVLKKLKHVEGLLAKGVFEVVAEKIPAPKVEKKHIQTTVGLDAMVGRAWNSLMKDERRTLGLYGMGGVGKTTLLASINNKFLEGMNGFDLVIWVVVSKDLQNEGIQEQILGRLGLHRGWKQVTEKEKASYICNILNVKKFVLLLDDLWSEVDLEKIGVPPLTRENGSKIVFTTRSKDVCRDMEVDGEMKVDCLPPDEAWELFQKKVGPIPLQSHEDIPTLARKVAEKCCGLPLALSVIGKAMASRETVQEWQHVIHVLNSSSHEFPSMEEKILPVLKFSYDDLKDEKVKLCFLYCSLFPEDYEVRKEELIEYWMCEGFIDGNEDEDGANNKGHDIIGSLVRAHLLMDGELTTKVKMHDVIREMALWIASNFGKQKETLCVKPGVQLCHIPKDINWESLRRMSLMCNQIANISSSSNSPNLSTLLLQNNKLVHISCDFFRFMPALVVLDLSRNSSLSSLPEAISKLGSLQYINLSTTGIKWLPVSFKELKKLIHLNLEFTDELESIVGIATSLPNLQVLKLFSSRVCIDGSLMEELLLLEHLKVLTATIKDALILESIQGVDRLVSSIQALCLRNMSAPVIILNTVALGGLQHLEIVGSKISEIKIDWERKGRGELKCTSSPGFKHLSVVEIFNLEGPRDLTWLLFAQNLRRLSVTLSLTIEEIINKEKGMSITNVHPNIVVPFGKLEFLEVRGLDELKRICWNPPALPNLRQFDVRSCLKLPEAATEFPRHANE from the coding sequence ATGGGAAACTGTGTAGCACTAGAAATATCTTGTGATCAAACGTTGAATCATGCTTGTGGCTGCTTATTTGGTGATCGGAATTACATTCTCAAGATGGAGGCTAATCTCGAGGCTCTGCAGAATACTATGCAAGAGCTCGAGGAGAGAAGAGATGATCTGTTAAGAAGAGTTGTcatagaagaagacaaaggttTGCAACGGCTTGCTCAAGTTCAAGGTTGGCTTTCAAGGGTTAAAGATGTTTGTTCTCAAGTCAATGATCTGCTGAAAGCTAAATCAATTCAAACTGAAAGGTTATGTCTCTGTGGATATTGTTCTAAGAATTTCATATCTGGCCGCAATTACGGAATAAATGTACTGAAAAAGTTGAAACACGTGGAAGGACTTCTAGCTAAAGGAGTTTTTGAAGTGGTGGCAGAGAAAATTCCTGCGCCTAAGGTGGAGAAGAAGCATATCCAAACCACAGTTGGGTTGGATGCAATGGTCGGAAGGGCATGGAACAGCCTCATGAAAGATGAACGAAGAACTTTGGGTCTTTATGGTATGGGGGGAGTAGGTAAAACCACGCTCTTAGCTTCTATTAACAACAAATTCCTTGAAGGGATGAATGGATTTGATCTTGTTATATGGGTTGTGGTTTCTAAAGATTTGCAAAATGAAGGCATTCAAGAACAGATTTTAGGAAGACTAGGTCTTCACAGGGGATGGAAACAAGTTACAGAAAAGGAGAAAGCCTCTTACATATGCAACATCCTCAACGTAAAGAAATTTGTGCTGTTATTGGATGATCTATGGAGCGAAGTAGATTTAGAAAAGATTGGAGTTCCACCTCTAACGCGAGAAAATGGATCCAAAATAGTTTTCACCACTCGTTCTAAAGATGTTTGCAGAGATATGGAAGTTGATGGTGAGATGAAAGTTGATTGTTTGCCACCGGATGAAGCCTGGGAACTGTTCCAAAAGAAAGTTGGACCAATCCCATTACAGAGCCATGAGGATATTCCCACACTTGCAAGAAAAGTAGCAGAAAAATGTTGTGGCTTGCCACTTGCACTCAGTGTCATTGGCAAAGCTATGGCATCTAGAGAGACTGTTCAGGAATGGCAGCATGTGATTCATGTTCTGAACTCGTCTAGCCACGAGTTCCCAAGTATGGAAGAAAAAATTCTTCCTGTTTTGAAGTTCAgttatgatgatttaaaagatgaaaaagtcaaattgTGCTTCCTTTATTGTTCCCTGTTTCCGGAAGATTATGAAGTAAGAAAGGAAGAGTTGATAGAATATTGGATGTGTGAAGGATTTATAGATGggaatgaagatgaagatggagCTAACAACAAAGGTCATGACATAATTGGCTCGTTAGTTCGTGCACATCTATTGATGGATGGTGAACTAAcaacaaaagtgaaaatgCATGATGTCATACGCGAGATGGCTCTTTGGATAGCGTCGAACTTtggaaaacagaaagaaacacTTTGTGTGAAACCCGGTGTGCAGTTATGCCATATACCAAAGGACATCAATTGGGAAAGTTTGAGAAGGATGTCTTTGATGTGCAATCAGATTGCAAATATATCTTCTAGTTCCAACTCTCCCAACCTCTCAACTCTATTACTCCAGAATAACAAGTTGGTGCATATATCATGTGACTTTTTTAGGTTTATGCCAGCACTCGTGGTCTTGGATCTTTCGAGGAACTCGAGTCTCTCTAGCTTGCCGGAAGCAATTTCTAAGTTAGGTTCCTTGCAATATATCAACTTATCAACAACAGGGATAAAATGGTTGCCAGTTAGTTTTAAGGAGTTGAAGAAATTAATCCATTTGAATCTGGAGTTTACTGATGAACTTGAAAGTATTGTTGGGATAGCTACAAGCCTACCAAACCTGCAAGTgttgaaattgttttcttctcgtGTTTGTATTGATGGCAGTTTAATGGAAGAGTTACTACTCTTGGAGCACTTGAAGGTTTTAACAGCAACTATAAAGGACGCCTTGATTTTGGAAAGTATACAAGGAGTGGACCGATTGGTGAGTAGTATTCAAGCTTTATGTCTCAGAAATATGTCAGCACCGGTTATAATATTGAACACGGTAGCTCTGGGTGGTCTTCAACACCTTGAAATCGTGGGCTCCAAAATCTcagagataaagatagattgggaaagaaaaggaagagggGAGCTTAAATGTACAAGTTCTCCTGGCTTTAAGCACCTCTCTGTTGTTGAAATATTCAATTTGGAAGGTCCAAGGGATTTAACATGGCTGTTGTTTGCTCAAAACCTCAGGCGTCTATCTGTGACGCTGTCATTAACCATAGAAGAGATAATAAACAAGGAGAAAGGAATGAGTATTACCAATGTGCATCCAAATATCGTTGTTCCGTTTGGGAAGCTGGAATTCCTTGAAGTAAGGGGTTTGGATGAGTTAAAGAGAATCTGCTGGAATCCCCCGGCTCTTCCAAACCTGAGACAATTTGATGTACGAAGCTGCCTTAAGCTACCGGAAGCTGCCACTGAGTTTCCGCGACATGCCAATGAATAA
- a CDS encoding Disease resistance protein (CC-NBS-LRR class) family — protein MVGRAWNSLMKDERRTLGLYGMGGVGKTTLLASINNKFLEGMNGFDLVIWVVVSKDLQNEGIQEQILGRLGLHRGWKQVTEKEKASYICNILNVKKFVLLLDDLWSEVDLEKIGVPPLTRENGSKIVFTTRSKDVCRDMEVDGEMKVDCLPPDEAWELFQKKVGPIPLQSHEDIPTLARKVAEKCCGLPLALSVIGKAMASRETVQEWQHVIHVLNSSSHEFPSMEEKILPVLKFSYDDLKDEKVKLCFLYCSLFPEDYEVRKEELIEYWMCEGFIDGNEDEDGANNKGHDIIGSLVRAHLLMDGELTTKVKMHDVIREMALWIASNFGKQKETLCVKPGVQLCHIPKDINWESLRRMSLMCNQIANISSSSNSPNLSTLLLQNNKLVHISCDFFRFMPALVVLDLSRNSSLSSLPEAISKLGSLQYINLSTTGIKWLPVSFKELKKLIHLNLEFTDELESIVGIATSLPNLQVLKLFSSRVCIDGSLMEELLLLEHLKVLTATIKDALILESIQGVDRLVSSIQALCLRNMSAPVIILNTVALGGLQHLEIVGSKISEIKIDWERKGRGELKCTSSPGFKHLSVVEIFNLEGPRDLTWLLFAQNLRRLSVTLSLTIEEIINKEKGMSITNVHPNIVVPFGKLEFLEVRGLDELKRICWNPPALPNLRQFDVRSCLKLPEAATEFPRHANE, from the coding sequence ATGGTCGGAAGGGCATGGAACAGCCTCATGAAAGATGAACGAAGAACTTTGGGTCTTTATGGTATGGGGGGAGTAGGTAAAACCACGCTCTTAGCTTCTATTAACAACAAATTCCTTGAAGGGATGAATGGATTTGATCTTGTTATATGGGTTGTGGTTTCTAAAGATTTGCAAAATGAAGGCATTCAAGAACAGATTTTAGGAAGACTAGGTCTTCACAGGGGATGGAAACAAGTTACAGAAAAGGAGAAAGCCTCTTACATATGCAACATCCTCAACGTAAAGAAATTTGTGCTGTTATTGGATGATCTATGGAGCGAAGTAGATTTAGAAAAGATTGGAGTTCCACCTCTAACGCGAGAAAATGGATCCAAAATAGTTTTCACCACTCGTTCTAAAGATGTTTGCAGAGATATGGAAGTTGATGGTGAGATGAAAGTTGATTGTTTGCCACCGGATGAAGCCTGGGAACTGTTCCAAAAGAAAGTTGGACCAATCCCATTACAGAGCCATGAGGATATTCCCACACTTGCAAGAAAAGTAGCAGAAAAATGTTGTGGCTTGCCACTTGCACTCAGTGTCATTGGCAAAGCTATGGCATCTAGAGAGACTGTTCAGGAATGGCAGCATGTGATTCATGTTCTGAACTCGTCTAGCCACGAGTTCCCAAGTATGGAAGAAAAAATTCTTCCTGTTTTGAAGTTCAgttatgatgatttaaaagatgaaaaagtcaaattgTGCTTCCTTTATTGTTCCCTGTTTCCGGAAGATTATGAAGTAAGAAAGGAAGAGTTGATAGAATATTGGATGTGTGAAGGATTTATAGATGggaatgaagatgaagatggagCTAACAACAAAGGTCATGACATAATTGGCTCGTTAGTTCGTGCACATCTATTGATGGATGGTGAACTAAcaacaaaagtgaaaatgCATGATGTCATACGCGAGATGGCTCTTTGGATAGCGTCGAACTTtggaaaacagaaagaaacacTTTGTGTGAAACCCGGTGTGCAGTTATGCCATATACCAAAGGACATCAATTGGGAAAGTTTGAGAAGGATGTCTTTGATGTGCAATCAGATTGCAAATATATCTTCTAGTTCCAACTCTCCCAACCTCTCAACTCTATTACTCCAGAATAACAAGTTGGTGCATATATCATGTGACTTTTTTAGGTTTATGCCAGCACTCGTGGTCTTGGATCTTTCGAGGAACTCGAGTCTCTCTAGCTTGCCGGAAGCAATTTCTAAGTTAGGTTCCTTGCAATATATCAACTTATCAACAACAGGGATAAAATGGTTGCCAGTTAGTTTTAAGGAGTTGAAGAAATTAATCCATTTGAATCTGGAGTTTACTGATGAACTTGAAAGTATTGTTGGGATAGCTACAAGCCTACCAAACCTGCAAGTgttgaaattgttttcttctcgtGTTTGTATTGATGGCAGTTTAATGGAAGAGTTACTACTCTTGGAGCACTTGAAGGTTTTAACAGCAACTATAAAGGACGCCTTGATTTTGGAAAGTATACAAGGAGTGGACCGATTGGTGAGTAGTATTCAAGCTTTATGTCTCAGAAATATGTCAGCACCGGTTATAATATTGAACACGGTAGCTCTGGGTGGTCTTCAACACCTTGAAATCGTGGGCTCCAAAATCTcagagataaagatagattgggaaagaaaaggaagagggGAGCTTAAATGTACAAGTTCTCCTGGCTTTAAGCACCTCTCTGTTGTTGAAATATTCAATTTGGAAGGTCCAAGGGATTTAACATGGCTGTTGTTTGCTCAAAACCTCAGGCGTCTATCTGTGACGCTGTCATTAACCATAGAAGAGATAATAAACAAGGAGAAAGGAATGAGTATTACCAATGTGCATCCAAATATCGTTGTTCCGTTTGGGAAGCTGGAATTCCTTGAAGTAAGGGGTTTGGATGAGTTAAAGAGAATCTGCTGGAATCCCCCGGCTCTTCCAAACCTGAGACAATTTGATGTACGAAGCTGCCTTAAGCTACCGGAAGCTGCCACTGAGTTTCCGCGACATGCCAATGAATAA
- a CDS encoding uncharacterized protein (unknown protein; Has 19 Blast hits to 19 proteins in 10 species: Archae - 0; Bacteria - 2; Metazoa - 0; Fungi - 0; Plants - 15; Viruses - 0; Other Eukaryotes - 2 (source: NCBI BLink).) translates to METQFHGGDGEDPWLARDKLYHVIFCFSISLIFSTLASFSRYSFLRRHSIWIGSAFSLAAGAAKEAADQIGIFPSAGASVRDAVADAIGVVIAALVLLLWKSRRSRTRPILPI, encoded by the coding sequence ATGGAGACGCAATTTCATGGCGGCGATGGAGAAGATCCTTGGCTAGCTCGAGACAAACTATACCATGTAATATTCtgcttctcaatctctcttatCTTCTCTACTCTCGCCTCTTTCTCCCGCTACTCCTTTCTACGCCGTCACTCCATCTGGATCGGATCTGCTTTCTCACTCGCCGCCGGTGCGGCTAAAGAAGCTGCCGATCAAATTGGTATCTTCCCTTCCGCAGGTGCTTCCGTTAGAGACGCCGTCGCGGACGCCATTGGAGTTGTGATAGCTGCTTTGGTTCTCCTCCTCTGGAAATCTCGAAGATCACGTACCCGACCCATCCTTCCGATTtga